A window of the Yersinia rochesterensis genome harbors these coding sequences:
- the glnK gene encoding P-II family nitrogen regulator: protein MKLVTVVIKPFKLEDVREALSSVGIQGLTVTEVKGFGRQKGHAELYRGAEYSVNFLPKVKIDIAIADDQLDEVIDVISKAAYTGKIGDGKIFVAELQRVIRIRTGETDEAAL, encoded by the coding sequence ATGAAGCTGGTTACCGTGGTTATCAAACCATTTAAGCTAGAAGATGTGCGTGAAGCCTTGTCCTCTGTAGGTATTCAAGGGTTGACCGTAACCGAAGTGAAAGGATTTGGTCGCCAGAAAGGACATGCAGAACTCTATCGGGGAGCGGAATACAGCGTCAATTTTTTACCCAAAGTAAAGATTGATATCGCGATTGCTGATGATCAATTGGATGAAGTTATTGATGTTATCAGTAAGGCCGCTTATACCGGCAAAATTGGTGACGGCAAAATTTTCGTTGCTGAATTGCAACGTGTTATTCGCATCCGTACCGGCGAAACAGACGAAGCAGCACTGTAA
- the amtB gene encoding ammonium transporter AmtB: MKKLLSVLGLSSVAMLPSLAMAAAPAVADKADNAFMMICTALVLFMTVPGIALFYGGLLRSKNVLSMMTQVMVTFALICVLWILYGYSLAFSTGNPFFGNFDMAMLKGIGLTSLSGTFYQYIHVVFQASFACITVALVVGSFAERIRFSAVLIFAVLWFTFSYLPMAHMVWGGGFLALDGALDFAGGTVVHINAAIAGLVGAYLLGKRAGFGKEAFKPHNLPMVFTGTAILYIGWFGFNAGSASAANEIAALAFLNTVVATAGAILSWVFAEWILRGKPSLLGACSGCIAGLVAITPAAGTVGVGGALIIGLVGGVAGLWGVVLLKKWLRVDDTCDVFGVHGVCGIVGCILTGVFTSASLGGTGYAAGVTMGHQVGVQLFSVGVCLVWSGVVAFVAYKIADLVVGLRVPEEQEREGLDVNSHGENAYNQ, from the coding sequence ATGAAAAAACTTTTATCCGTGTTGGGCCTGAGTTCGGTAGCCATGCTGCCCTCTTTGGCAATGGCTGCTGCACCAGCGGTAGCTGACAAAGCAGATAATGCCTTTATGATGATTTGCACCGCGTTGGTGCTGTTTATGACGGTCCCCGGTATTGCCCTGTTCTACGGCGGCCTGCTGCGTTCCAAAAACGTATTGTCGATGATGACTCAGGTCATGGTGACCTTTGCGCTGATTTGTGTTTTGTGGATTTTGTATGGCTACAGTCTGGCGTTCAGTACCGGCAACCCATTCTTCGGTAACTTTGATATGGCGATGCTCAAAGGTATTGGCCTGACTAGCTTGAGTGGCACTTTCTACCAATATATCCATGTGGTGTTCCAGGCTTCATTCGCCTGTATCACAGTTGCATTGGTGGTCGGTTCATTTGCTGAGCGAATCCGCTTCTCTGCGGTGCTTATTTTTGCCGTGTTGTGGTTCACTTTCTCATACCTGCCAATGGCGCACATGGTCTGGGGCGGCGGTTTCCTGGCACTGGACGGCGCTCTGGACTTCGCGGGCGGCACAGTGGTGCATATTAATGCCGCGATTGCCGGGTTGGTAGGGGCTTACTTACTGGGTAAACGTGCCGGTTTTGGTAAAGAAGCTTTCAAACCACACAACTTACCGATGGTGTTCACCGGGACTGCAATTCTGTATATCGGCTGGTTTGGTTTCAACGCCGGTTCAGCTAGCGCCGCTAACGAAATTGCTGCATTAGCTTTCTTGAATACAGTTGTCGCGACAGCGGGTGCCATTCTTTCTTGGGTATTTGCTGAGTGGATTTTACGTGGTAAACCATCACTGTTAGGTGCTTGTTCAGGTTGTATCGCCGGTTTGGTGGCGATTACACCGGCGGCAGGGACTGTCGGTGTTGGCGGCGCACTGATTATCGGCCTGGTGGGTGGTGTTGCCGGTCTATGGGGTGTGGTTCTGCTGAAGAAATGGCTGCGGGTGGATGATACCTGTGATGTGTTTGGTGTCCACGGTGTATGCGGGATTGTCGGTTGTATCCTGACCGGCGTCTTCACCTCTGCTTCATTAGGCGGTACCGGTTACGCGGCTGGCGTCACCATGGGGCATCAAGTCGGTGTGCAATTATTTAGCGTGGGTGTGTGTTTGGTCTGGTCTGGTGTCGTTGCTTTCGTCGCCTACAAAATTGCTGACCTGGTGGTTGGCCTGCGGGTACCCGAAGAGCAAGAACGCGAAGGTCTGGATGTTAATAGCCACGGCGAAAATGCCTATAATCAGTAA